In Rhipicephalus microplus isolate Deutch F79 chromosome 7, USDA_Rmic, whole genome shotgun sequence, one genomic interval encodes:
- the LOC142767131 gene encoding uncharacterized protein LOC142767131, with amino-acid sequence MIFNDNEGSELGIQEVTLEITNKYKYMGIWISNGTEYLRENEIYMPTKGNGNEQVIKNRALWNYNRYEVVRGIWKGVMVSGLTFGNAVLCMRSEVQARLEIKQRGIGRLALGAHGNTPNQGVQGDMGWTSFEGREASSKIKFEKRLREMGEERWARKVFSYLYMKNVDTKWRKRTRKLTGKYLEDSRWPNQRELSVKKKVKKTETDMWRMGMIKKSALEMYRTFKQEIARERIYDNTRGSFLLFEARTGVLRTKTYRAKYEGVDTVCSACGEEEETAEHLIMFCKGLHPIVQDDGAEFFKALGLRDREGKINFKRVDLTTRRFSDWWLKSRHE; translated from the coding sequence atgatttttaatgataacgaaggtagtgagcttggaATACAGGAGGTGacactagagataacaaataaatacaaatatatgggcatatggataagcaatgggacggaGTACTTAAGGGAAAACGAAATATACATGCCCACAAAAGGTAACGGGAATGAACAAGTGATAAAAAACAGAgcattgtggaattacaatagatatgaggttgtcagaggaatatggaaaggggtcatggtttctggtctgacgttcggcaatgcggttttgtgcatgagatcagaagttcaagcaagattagaaattaagcaacgtggaataggtaggcttgctttaggagctcacgggaatactcctaatcagggagtacaaggtgatatgggatggacatcatttgagggcagggaagctagcagcaagataaaatttgagaaacgattgagagaaatgggggaagagcgttgggctaggaaggttttcagctacttgtacatgaagaatgtcgatacaaaatggaggaagagaaccaggaagttgactggtaaatacttagaagacagcaggtggccaaaccaaagagaactatcggttaagaagaaagtgaagaaaacggagactgacatgtggagaatgggcatgattaagaagtccgcactagagatgtatcgaacttttaagcaggaaattgccagggaaaggatctatgataatactcggggtagttttctcttgtttgaggccaggacgggagtactgcgaaccaagacatatcgggccaaatacgaaggggtagacacagtatgcagtgcgtgtggagaggaagaagaaactgccgaacacttgataatgttctgtaaagggcttcaccctatagttcaggatgatggcgcggagtttttcaaagc